Sequence from the Undibacterium piscinae genome:
ACTGAGGCGGGCGCTACCCTGGCGGTTCGATCCGAGGTTGATTTAGTTGTCGCCTTAGCCGATTTTCCCGCAGTTTTTCCGTGTGATGTTTTCGCGCTTTTCGCCCGGTCATTATCAGCAATCCGCTCGCGATCCAAGACTTTCGCACCTTTGGCTGATGAGTCCTGAACCATCGCCAAATCAATCTTCCGCGCATCAAGATCAACCCGACTGACCTGCACCTTAACCCTATCAGTCAACTGATACCGCTTACCCGTACGCTCGCCGCGTAATTCATGCCTTGCGTCATCGAACTGAAAGTAATCGGCACCGAGTTCCGTGATGTGCACCAAGCCCTCAATATAGATATCATCAAGCTGAACAAATATACCGAATTGAGTTACTGCGGAAATTGTGCCGGAAAACTCTTCGCCTAATTTATTCTTAATGAAATAGCACTTCAGCCATGCTTCAACATCCCGCGAAGCTTCGTCAGCACGTCGCTCATTCGCCGAACAATGCGTACCCAGTGCATCCCAAATCGTTAAATCTTTTTCTAATTTTTTCTTACCTGCAGCCTTATCCAGTACCTGCTGTTTACGCGCCGAATTAGAGATAGCAGTATTGAGCAAGCTCGTATCGATGCCTTTAGGCTCATACTTTTTACCCAGAAGGATAGCCTTGATCGCACGATGCGTCAGTAAATCAGGATAGCGCCGGATCGGACTTGTGAAGTGCGCATAGGCTTCATACGACAAGCCAAAATGGCCAATATTATCCGGGCTGTACACCGCTTGCTGCATAGATCTTAACAGCATAGTTTGCAGTAACGGGGCATCAGGTCGCCCCTTCACCTTAAGCATCAGCTCTGCATAATCGGATGCGGAAGGCTTGTCGCCACCACTCAGATTCAACCCAACCTGTTTCAGGAAATTTCTCACCTGAGTCAGTTTTTCCTTCGTTGGGCTGGCATGGATACGATACGTGCCAGGGTGCTTGTATTCCTTCAGCAAATCAGCGGCGCAGACATTGGCCGCCAGCATGCATTCTTCAATTAACTTGTGCGCATCATTACGCGTACGCGGCAAAATCTTTTCAATTTTCCCTGCGGCATTGCAAACGATGTAGGTTTCAGTGGTTTCAAAATCAATCGCACCACGTAAGTGGCGCGCTTTCAGAAGCGCCTGGAAGCACTCATACAAATGCTGGAGATGAGGGACTAAAGTCGCGCGTTTAGCGGCCTCAGGTCCTTTGGTGTTGCCCAGGATCGCAGCCACCTCAGTATAAGTAAATCTTGCGGCCGAATGAATCACCGCCGGATAAAACTGATACGCAGTAACTTCGCCATCTTGCGTAATTACCATATCACATACCAATGTCAGACGATCGACATCGGGATTAAGCGAACACAAGCCGTTCGATAATTTTTCCGGCAGCATAGGGATAACCCGGCGCGGAAAATAGACCGAGGTGCTACGCAATAAGGCGTCCGCATCCAAGGCATCATTCGGTTTGACGTAATGGCTGACGTCTGCGATCGCCACAATCAGCCTATGCCCTTTACTGCGTCCGATTTTTACTGGCTCACAATAGACGGCATCATCAAAATCACGTGCATCTTCACCATCTATGGTCACTAAAGGAATATCGCGCAGATCGACTCTATCATGGAGATCCGCAGGCTTTACTTCGCCAGGCAATTTAGCTGCAGCCTTCTTG
This genomic interval carries:
- the rnr gene encoding ribonuclease R, coding for MNKHSYPIPSREEILGILRTSKSQQNVETIAAALGVKPDELDGMVRRLNAMERDGQLKQDKSGVYALANQSNFISGRVNSHRDGYGFLTPDDGSEDLYLPEREMQRVLHGDRVSARVVGTDRRGRLEGGIVEILERANTHVIGRLLNENGAWIVAPEDNRFSQDIILAGSPGKAKSGQIVSVALIEQPTKYSQAVGKIVEILGDVDDPGMEIEIAVRKFGVPHEFSEPAKKAAAKLPGEVKPADLHDRVDLRDIPLVTIDGEDARDFDDAVYCEPVKIGRSKGHRLIVAIADVSHYVKPNDALDADALLRSTSVYFPRRVIPMLPEKLSNGLCSLNPDVDRLTLVCDMVITQDGEVTAYQFYPAVIHSAARFTYTEVAAILGNTKGPEAAKRATLVPHLQHLYECFQALLKARHLRGAIDFETTETYIVCNAAGKIEKILPRTRNDAHKLIEECMLAANVCAADLLKEYKHPGTYRIHASPTKEKLTQVRNFLKQVGLNLSGGDKPSASDYAELMLKVKGRPDAPLLQTMLLRSMQQAVYSPDNIGHFGLSYEAYAHFTSPIRRYPDLLTHRAIKAILLGKKYEPKGIDTSLLNTAISNSARKQQVLDKAAGKKKLEKDLTIWDALGTHCSANERRADEASRDVEAWLKCYFIKNKLGEEFSGTISAVTQFGIFVQLDDIYIEGLVHITELGADYFQFDDARHELRGERTGKRYQLTDRVKVQVSRVDLDARKIDLAMVQDSSAKGAKVLDRERIADNDRAKSAKTSHGKTAGKSAKATTKSTSDRTARVAPASVKAGRGKAESSVVRPERTSRNARATKKKR